Genomic segment of Malus domestica chromosome 15, GDT2T_hap1:
gattttgttttggATTTGAATTGATCAGTTCTGAATGGGTGGATTTGTCTATGCCTATATATTCAAATCTATATGGTCGTAAATGGGCCATTTATATCCAAAGGTTAGAATGGGCGGCCTTACACTCTTTTACTTAGGCTGGGCATTTGGACATGGGTAGAAACTACCACCTTGACAAGTCTTTAAATTGGCCAGATTGACAAACATACGTCAGTCAACGAATAAATAGCAGCCTTACTCAATATAGGCCATAGGTGCAGCATCACCAACTCGTATACGAGTCCGAAGTAGTCTTGTGTATCCGCCTACTCGATCCCTGTaaaataatatccaatcaatgtaacaaatgaaaatatggaagacttaaaaaaaaaaaaggggtttgAGGTTCACTTGTATCGATACGCCAGTTCTGTAAATAGCTTGTGAAGTACATCATCCCCACGCACAAAAGCAGCAGCACGCCTTGCGGCACACAAGGAGCCCTGTCTCAATATTGAAAGAGAAAAGAATCACGTGAGATAAAAACCCATAAAATGTGGATCTACAGTAAAGATATTTCCAGAACTTTGCACCGCACAACTAGAGTACAGAAGCACGTTTCAAACCCCAATTCGTCATGTTCATATAGCCAAACATTGAGTTAGAACTTTGGTAACTACCCTCATAAAGTGTTTAtagataaaaaaagaaaattacataaaaatgttCACTCACGAATGTCAAAGAACCGTATCAAACTACCGAGTTCTGGTTAATATAGAAGACTTTCAAATAAGTGATATTTATCATGAAGCTCACAGCTGACTGACAGTATGGGTTCTATGGGGCATGACTTATTGGGCATTGGGTATCTTGGATTTCAATTAGAAACTATCTTGCTTGTAGATTCTGTTGGCAGATACTGGTTCACATCCCACAATTACACCCCCTTTTTccaaacccaaaagaaaataaaaaggtatATGTAATCTCTTTAATCAAATATTAACATATCCATTTTGGAAGATATTTTGACCCAAACAATAGTCCGACTAGCCTTTTTCATTCAAATAACTAGTGAGGCTTTCATCAAAAAACTGATGCAAGGCCCAACAACAAACGCACAAGGGGTGATTGAATCATCAAACATTCACTATGTTTCACACCCAACAACTAAAGAACACTGGGCGATTGAATCATCAAAGATTCACCATCTTGAGATTATTTGGAAGTCCACAGAACATCTATAGACCACCAAATAAAAGCACCAAACATGtttttgaacttcaaaaatctcaataCTTGATCCCATGAGAAAGGATAACATGAGCATATTCATGCAACTCAACCTCACTCCAATACTTGAACCTCACATTTCAATCTCATGTTGGCCTATCTAAGATTACATAAAAGTCTCTATCTAATTGAAATAACGTCACAATTTAAAGAATTTACAAACTTGCAACTAGGAGTTACTCAAGCACATGCtcctcataaaaaaaaaaatcagaaggtGGGTTATTTCAAACCTATTAATTTGTGGAATTGAAAGAGAAGCAGGGCCTATAAGTTAACTGAAACAGTCACTCAAAGAATCTCTTCAATGGACTATAGCTCACATAAATCTCTGTCaacgaaaacttcattttataaaaatcattattaaatataaaaatgtaGAGATTTGTAAGAAACTACCAGCAAATGTAATATTTAAACACAGTTATAGCAGAATCAATACATACATCTTTCCCAAGCTGCACCATTTTATCAGCCTCGCGTCGGATCTCTTTGGCCTGCAAATagaacaaacaaaacatttaaacGTAAAGTTAATGACTTTTTGCTTATTCTAACCATATTAAAATTTCCCGAAACTCCGAAGAAGCTTATGCTGAAATTTTTTTGTCCTTGTACATTTGTTGGACCATGGCACCAAAAATGTGTCAGGGTTCAggcaccaaataaaaaaaaaatattaatagaactatcacaaaaaatacaaaatcataAAACAGAGCAGAATATATAATCAGATTGCTTGTTTCAGTCAAAGAAACtaactaaaaccctaaacccagaaaacccctaaaattgtaaaataagGGAAAATCCCAACAAGTAAATAGAAAAATGAGAAGCGAgataaaaagagaaagaggTACCTTGGAAACAGTGGTCTCAATGCGCTCATGTTTCACCAACTGCGACACCATCGTCCTGCGCATCAAACCACCATAATTCTTtcaattttagaaaaaaaaaaaaattaaatattttggcTTTCGAAAGCTCAAGCTGTGAGATTAGGTACCTGAGCATGGACATGCGGTGACCCGTGGGTCGGTTTAGCTTCCTGAACTTCGTCATCCTCCTCCCTCGCGAGCCTCGCGTTCGAACACTGACTGTGAAAAGAACAGAGGATACCTTGGAAATGAAAAACGCTAGGTTATGGATTTGGGCTTAAATTCGGTGAACGACCGAGGACTATACCTTCTTTTTATCAAGTTGGACCTCATATTATCATTCttataaaatattagctaaattaaaaatatttggaATATCTAATTGAATTCAAAAAAATTGACGAACACTTTGTtctataagaaataataaatttcATCGTAACATTTAAACAGACAAATGGTTTcagattaaattgaatttttgaaagCATGATTTATGAATCGGCACTTACAAATGTAGATGGGTCGGATCGTGGAAATTCAAAGTGAGCAAAACAACTAGTCCccatttttacccaaaaatgggAATCCCTTTGAATAAAGGGCTTGATTATCCTACTGTCAATTTGCACTCAGAATTTGTTTTTAAGTAAAGAGAGCTGATTTCACACATCACTTCTAGCTTCTCACCACCCTTTGTTAAGTTTGATTAtcgaattaaataaatcaaataaaagaaattttatttgaacccatctaGCATTTTTCTACACCAAACTTACTTTCttcacccatatttttttaattaaagaattaatatctctttaaacccaaatttattacctaaactaccctcttaaacccaattcaaaatgtaaagttatctttacacccattccCTTTATAAAATAACATCTCTAACTgaatgttttttatttcttcaaagAGGCGTCCGTTGcccttgtataattgtatatgatTAGCATTTCCatggctgttttttttttcttgctacCAAACCCATCCATAGACTTGGGATCCAAGAGATCCTTCTATAGATTTGAATTTGCCAGAGAATGCAATGCAAACTCTAGTTCAGTCTATCACTTTGCCAGAAAAACATTTGACCTTGATgctttggatttggatggagacatgctgataggagcatatttatgcgacttagttggcttgttcttgtgcatttacgtcgtgtttccttagttattttaatgtttaaagtcattttcgtgtgttttcagactctaagtacaaagtatgcaagaagatgcattttggaggcctttggagcatgtttcgggcttggaatggatagcaaatgcatgggccaagtggatggacgaatttgagaactaaagaggccaagaatatgaagaattatggtccaaaagatgaagaaaacagcccaaaaatctgtcaccccaacttgcattccttgccatgcaaaccacatagaattccctttggattccatgccatgcttaatcactcttgtcccctacataatttctaatttcatgcttcaattcatttaattattacactcaattgcttgatacctcttgttcccttcactcattagattttagacaacatttacatccattacatgcaccaattgatgctccatcattcacatttggaatcccatgccttgtgtaccacatgttgctgcacctttgacccatttattgacacattttcacctccctttccatctctatgcaatgtacacaatcattcatgccccctagctacaagaccactccattttacccttcacactttgcatcatcacttcattttcacccttggaccattgcacaccacacacacaaattgccatgcatttcatccttaacctaacctgattttctaaggtttttggggcctataaatacatgtttacaccccttggcaaaagaacaatcccccatattcatcattttatcacagaaattcgtccatacacaccctaggaagcaaaacacccaaaaaacaccattctagtgcctagaaaacataacagccactccaccttcttccaccctctttgcctagttctccaccaccttccaaccatcaaacactcttccacactcaccctaaacccctccatatcattccccatccattctacaccataaatccacccaaaaatctgtccacaagcttcatgccgcaacaaggaggaagggagatccattgatgcacttgctttccaagttggagcattttaggtgttttctttcctttgattttaatgtctaattttatgtatctttgtattgcaagaatgaggaactaaaccctcttagttggggggtgattcgaaaccatgtacatgcttgcaatatgatttgattacattcatttgttatttcataagttgcggattcaattcgttcatctacttgattgataacttatttgtgtatgttgattgagagtgcacgcttagttttcatgcatgaatatgatgctagattatgagggagtttcacctaatagttacaatcttataatcacaagtagtgaaggtcgcttgaaaacgatcgcgttgaatgaattcttggcactagtttcatgctcatcatagtaacgaatgcctcgtcaacacttatagttctcattgtgcttcatgattcttgattgtatctttattgtgctcatcacgtaaggaacctttgaggaatgctttgaattgttgtatgcgcttttccatccaattcattaacttaaggagaacttgaaggttaatttaagcgtatctaattaacttggggtgttgagtttcataatttattgaaagaacaactgaaaatcattttgtttgcaagtgtgtcatgtgtggagaagaacctcctaactagccttttatccatccttttcatccaaaaacgttttacaatctgttttgttttaaagtttctgttttgttttcaattttcgtccaaaacaaatccccctttattttgaagtcttagattagttagaaagtgttttgatttgtgtttctaagtgttttgattcaagttttcatccaacttcgtccaagttcttgttaggttctcaaaactgcccagaaagtggtttttaggcagttttgagtcattaggttgctgttttgagttttatgtttgtttaagtattttaaagtatagttttgcattctttgagtctagtttagtgttttaaattttgtttttatgtttttaagtcagttttcaagtgtttagcaatccctcctaatccccggcctagaacgatccctacttacatactttactacatttgataaaaagagggtttaattttgtgtgttaacttattttacgcatcacatGCCACCCGCTAGTGAGTGGTCAAGGTTTATAAGGTTGGGCAATCGTTATTTGCACCAAGAATCAAGTTATATGTTTTTGCACTACTAATCAAAAGTCCTTGCAATGGTGTTTTGGGGGCAGACAGAcgacaaagaaaaataaatacaatataatataataagtatgaaatttaatccaaagaagaagcaaacaaacaaaatatccataaatcaagtcataccttagttggaggattcaaaacttcaaaatcactatccatcaataaaaaaacttgtttttctctatcagaactattagggttttagccgGAATGGACATAGGATAAACAAAGGGTGATGCTAGGGTTTAATTATAATGTCTGGGTTTATTgagaaatttgagttttattattaatttcattttgtatataaaagtaattatgcaatagggtaaaatagacaattaacatttaaaatttaaattaggTGTAAAAAAAGGttacatgggtttaaataaaatttctcatcaaaTAACTCAACTAACATGATTATATATAGGTATTTGAGAAGCTAAACAAGTGTGTTTAATATTTTCCTTAAATAAAAAGGgttgtgatatccacacaccccattttacttctcacacacatttttaattttttgccgttggatcggatgaattgaagaagattaattgACAGAAATTATTAaggggtgtgtgaaaagtaaaatatggtgtatggatagcacaccccaataAAAATAAGCGCTCGTCAGCAAATTTTGTCTTAAAAACTAACGCATTGGGACCATATAAACAGAGAGTAAAGACACTTTTTTGACCTCAAACATTTTTTAGGTCATGTCTTTGGATTAACCCTAGCATATAATCCCCTAAACTTGACCGTTACGCTCGTAATGTTTATTTCTAACAAGATTCTAGTTGGtactaaagaaaaaaagaataaaaaataaaaaagcaggAGAAGCCTGCGAccttgccacttagtactacgatctggTTATTCTTttccacttgtaagtgagaagtcttaggttcgattctcgtcaaagacaaatttgaaccactaTATTgataacccattgtgaggctaagcctaccatcttatttcttagtgtaaataatatcgtttgttaaaaaaagaaaaaaattagtggCACTCTTCCCATCTAAAATTATATTATCCCTTCAACTTAAACAAATAGGAGAAGTCTTCAACCCTCCCActtgagtgttttttttttttatatttttttaacctCTTATTCGCCCCCACAGACTTTGCAAGACATTTATGgaaaaaaatgtacaaactAAAGTCTTGCTCATTTACCcccaaaatttatgtaataccaTATCATCTATGTAAGACCATTTTCAAGGGTTCTGTTTCCTCGAATTCAGTGACCAAGTTCATGACACACATCATCCGCCTACATGAAGACGGCAGCCAACGAAATTCTTACTCTAAGTCGTCTAGGATCCATAGGGTGGTCAAAATACGCATGAAAAAGTGACCAGGTCTGCAAGACATGCTGAGTCTAACAATTTCTAACAAAAATTGACAGAGGTGGTACACCTTCACTAAACGTATAGGGTTTGAGTGGTAAATTGACAATATTTTTAGTTTGGATGGTATTTATACAAGGAAATGGGTCCTTTTCGGATCCCTTCTTGCTAATCCATCAAATTAGGGAATCCGTgcagttgaaatttgatcaaacgactgaggttattataacttttaaagtaggCAATTGTTTGTAGCTGTTAGATCAATTTTCAACAGCACAGATTTCCTGATTTGGTGGATTATGAGGAATGAAtttggagaggatccctttcctttaTACACAACCATGTCCATAAATGTATTGTAGTGGGGGTGCCGCCGACGAGAGCGGTTGCAGCGCCAGTGGAAATGTTAGTTGGTGTTACTACACGTCCATGATTTTATTGCATTTTATTCCACAAAGTTGTGAAAATACAAAAATGCCCTGAAATTGCTAACTTGAAATTGCTAACTAGAAATCATATGTGTACATTTGAGCTCATTTCTTATTTGGTCTCCTTTCTTACCATATTCTTGTATTACTCATGGATAGGAACGCGTAAGTGCAAGCGAAACGGATTTTGGTTTAAAACGAAGGTTTTACAAAACTGACATCAATGGCATTTTAGTAACTTTATCACTTTCTGGATCCTTCTTTTActgttttattttgttggttTGCATGCCACTAAATATCGAACCTTAACGAAGTTTCAACTCAAACCTTAACTGTGCGTTTTGCTGACGAGTTTTGTAGAAAATTCGACAAGCTTTTCCAGTTGAATCTCATCAAGTTGGATGAGATTATCACCGCCAGAAGACTCACCATCACTTTTAGATTCATATTCAAAACTTTCGAGCTGGGATCCACTTGAAGTGAGAAGATCCGAAAGTCTCGGGCCGAGACTCTCAGGCaaatttcaaaccattttcgACCATCTTTTGAACTCTTATTAGGTAAAACTTTGTTCCTCATCTCCCAAGCTTCATTTTGACATAAATTACGTGAAAAATGAATGAGAAACGAGGCTAACTGGTTTTGTGAATTTTTTCAGGAAAAAAAATCCTTATTCCTATGAGATTCAGACGGAGTATTCCGTTAactgaagatatattcctaATTGAATATTGTTTGATGCCGACGGAATATTTCGTCTAGTGACCATAATCTGGAATATTTCAGCCAACCACGATGAAATATTGCACCACCAGTGACTGCCACCGATACCAACGCGTGCAGACGCGTGGTGGCGCCTACAGGTGCATATACCCGTTTTTAAGTACATCCTTGTTTTGAGCAAACAAGGGAATTTCGAGTCTTTTCCCTATTAGTTACGAGTTTTGAGTAGCTTAATGATTAGTATAGTGGTTTCTCTTATAGAAGACATTTATCCTGAGGATTTTTGAGGCTAAGTAAGGGCTAAAGCAAGACGGCAtatcaatgagtgggctttATTTTCGGACGAATATCATATACATAGTTTCCATAACTATTGcgatgcaattttttttttacctcatGCCATGCTTTTACTCATAGATACTAGTATATCTGTTGATGTCGagatttatgaaattatgatGGCATGATCTTACATATTTTATATGCTTATCATGCATGCTTACACAGGTTTCTGTAGTACTCATTCGTGTCAGGAccagcttcacgtgtatgttcacattgcaCTGATATtagatccattgtaggtgtagTATGTACTACTTGCTTTTGCATCCAGaactcgtatgtgatgcgctTAGCGCCAGCTTCATGTGTATGTAGTAATCGAGTGTAGATTATTACACCTAGCCTATTCATGTAGCTACTTTTTGCGTGGACTTGTGTCTGCATTTTTATGAGCATATTATGTTACATTGTTTAGATATATGTGATTCAAGCGTATCTTTAGCATAACTGCTTTTATACTGACTTGGTTTTCTTTCTTATCCGTAATATGATTTTGAAAACTACACGGATTTTATAGCTAAGGGATACTATGTTACGAAAAGCCAAGATTTTAAGAAATCCTTATTTTGACCGCTTATTTTTTTGAGTTTCGGCCCGAGACCCCTTCTAGGGTAATTCGACATGCGGATTTTAAATTCACACTccatttttccaaattcaatcgttttaaattcattttactAATAGGTCATTTATATACTTAAATGCAAGCAGTTCCAGAGGCTCTAGAGGGACAAACCCAGCTTGAGGAAGACTTCCTTGATGATCAGTGAGTGGACTTTTATTTATCCAAATTTTAAGCATGCCTAGATAAAAATGAATTTCAATTATATTTTACGATTTCATGATATATCTTTAGAGTCGGGATTTACGATTTACGAGTTAgatagatttcaagattttACTACCAGATTTATTATATATGACAATGATGATTTTATAAACGGTGGATTCTTTATTACTTATCTTGTGGCACGCATACCCCATACAGATTTAGAGTATTGTACCACGTCCATGGTCGTAGGACATAGCTTGCACGTGTGTGAGTATTTTCAACTTGTTACATTGTGAACATGTCCTTCCAACTTGTCATTGCCTAGAGATTACTCGGCAATGACATGATTTTATTTCCAGCTTCCACTAGCTACGACTAGTGGATGGTTAAATTTTCAGCTTCCACTAGCTACAACTAGGggatgattatatatatatatatatatatatatatatatcaacttacaCTTATATCGGGGTACCACAGTTATAGTCTCAGCTTGTAATGGATTACTCGGTAATGACATGATTAATATTCTCGTCTTGTCATTACCTAGAGATTACTCAACAATGATATAATTATATTATCCAACTTGCACTAGCTATGGTTAATGGAGATATTGTATACCGTGTCACCGGTAAGTATCAACTTAGTATATATGTAACTATCAGCTCTTAGTGCATACACGTATATATCAAATATAAGTTTTTATGACAGTCTTAGCTTTTTAGAAATTATGTACagtattatatgtgttttcaaaatgatgggagcatatttatacgactttgttatcttatttatttgcatttacttagttaatttcTACTTATTGTtgtaatttaagttattttcgtattattgtaggtccagttggtaaagatgacaataaatggcaaaatggagcaatttggagcaattttggacttggattggatagcaggcgtggatagcatatgggctggacgtttttggtgtttaaatggtgctagatatgtgctaaaatctggagaaactaaagttgaggcttggaaggcaaggaattacacaagaaagaggaatcctagttggagaggaacattatcttatcttatcttatcttatcctatcttatcctatcttatccaaccttatctccagctgcaaggaggaatcctaatcacattccaacACTCTCTACCTGATTCTTAGAgtcctaaaataattcaaaatgccAAAACATTTTCCTCCTTGGATTCAGCTGTTTCCCctatatttatatgaaattcCTGTAGCGATTTAGAGTGTGCCGCACTTgccattcatccattgaagttgctggagttttcagagttctttctatccttattttaagtttcaatgtttattttagagtgtttttcagttatgatgaacatgtgtaactaagtttctttttagttagaggtgaattcgaagcaaTGATCATAAGttctatataaattgattacatctagttattgtttcataaaacatgaatgcgatttacttatctgctttatagaaaatttattcttgtatgtttattaaggatgcatacttagtttgcattcagggatttgatgctagaatataagggaatttcacctaatcgttatgaacttatatttgtaagtagtaaaagtcattAGTCATGATtaagttaagtaaattcttggcaggagtatcatgcttttcatagttacgaatgctttgtcaatgcttatgatttttagag
This window contains:
- the LOC103454200 gene encoding uncharacterized protein translates to MTKFRKLNRPTGHRMSMLRTMVSQLVKHERIETTVSKAKEIRREADKMVQLGKDGSLCAARRAAAFVRGDDVLHKLFTELAYRYKDRVGGYTRLLRTRIRVGDAAPMAYIEFIDRENELRQSKLPAPQPPERVPLDPWARSKLCKQFAPPKEDKSSEI